A region of Nitrospinota bacterium DNA encodes the following proteins:
- a CDS encoding metal-dependent transcriptional regulator has product MIKEERIEEILETIWMLREERKSSIEDLKKNWEGTDFNEIFEKIKDRLYININKNKIDFTQKGEEKARVVVRRHRLAESLFSLVLTNIREEKIESTACSFEHILDPEVTENICKFLGHPPVCPHGKAIPPGPCCKKTERSLKPLVFPLKELNIGEKAKVIFLTSKYHSRLDHLTIMGLVPGSVVKLHQKYPSIVVEVGETTLALDSNIANEIFIKRI; this is encoded by the coding sequence ATGATTAAGGAAGAGAGAATTGAAGAAATCTTAGAAACAATATGGATGTTAAGGGAAGAGAGAAAATCTTCCATAGAAGATTTAAAGAAAAACTGGGAGGGGACTGATTTTAATGAAATCTTTGAAAAGATTAAGGACCGGCTTTATATAAATATAAATAAAAATAAAATAGATTTTACCCAAAAAGGAGAAGAGAAGGCAAGAGTAGTGGTGAGGAGACACCGCCTTGCCGAAAGCCTTTTTTCTTTAGTTCTGACTAATATAAGAGAAGAAAAGATAGAAAGTACTGCCTGCAGTTTTGAACATATCTTAGATCCTGAAGTAACAGAAAATATCTGTAAATTTTTAGGCCATCCTCCTGTTTGCCCCCATGGAAAAGCTATTCCTCCTGGGCCTTGTTGCAAAAAAACAGAGAGATCGCTCAAACCATTGGTTTTCCCCCTTAAAGAATTGAATATTGGAGAAAAAGCCAAGGTTATCTTTTTAACATCAAAATATCACTCAAGGTTAGACCATTTGACTATAATGGGACTGGTTCCTGGAAGTGTTGTTAAACTTCACCAAAAGTACCCTTCCATCGTGGTTGAGGTTGGTGAAACAACTTTAGCTTTGGATTCAAATATTGCTAATGAAATTTTTATAAAAAGGATATAG